In the Candidatus Cloacimonas acidaminovorans str. Evry genome, one interval contains:
- the rplU gene encoding 50S ribosomal protein L21 translates to MYAIVEIKGFQYRAEKNAVLRVPYLKTAEPGQTLTFDKVLLLREEEEIKVGQPVVEGASIVAEVIENGKGEKKIIYHHKRRKGYRVKKGYRESYTDLRVTDILA, encoded by the coding sequence ATGTACGCCATCGTAGAAATTAAAGGATTTCAGTATAGGGCTGAAAAAAACGCTGTGCTGCGCGTTCCCTATCTGAAAACGGCAGAACCGGGTCAAACATTAACATTTGACAAAGTTCTTCTCCTGCGTGAGGAAGAAGAAATAAAAGTCGGTCAACCCGTTGTTGAAGGCGCTAGCATAGTTGCAGAAGTGATTGAAAATGGTAAGGGAGAAAAAAAGATTATTTACCATCATAAACGTAGGAAAGGTTATCGCGTGAAAAAAGGTTATCGCGAAAGTTACACAGACCTCCGGGTCACGGATATTTTGGCTTAA
- the rpmA gene encoding 50S ribosomal protein L27 produces the protein MAHKKGVGSSRNGRNSNPKYRGVKKHASESVLAGNIIVRQKGTKIHPGKNVGIGRDYTIYSLIDGKVTFTIGKEGRKYVSVQPMNEE, from the coding sequence ATGGCACATAAAAAAGGTGTGGGAAGTTCCAGAAATGGCCGTAACAGTAATCCCAAGTATCGTGGTGTAAAAAAACACGCCAGTGAAAGTGTTTTAGCTGGTAATATTATAGTTCGCCAAAAAGGCACAAAAATACACCCCGGCAAAAATGTTGGGATCGGCAGGGATTATACTATTTATAGTTTAATAGACGGTAAGGTTACTTTTACTATTGGAAAAGAAGGCAGAAAGTATGTGAGTGTGCAACCGATGAATGAAGAATGA
- the mce gene encoding methylmalonyl-CoA epimerase, protein MLKHISHIGIAVKDLEAGIAFYEKLGLKLEGIEEVPSQKVKVAFFPCGETRIELLCPTSEESPIAKFIEKKGEGIQHIAFAVDDIEASLKRANELGLALIDKEPRPGAHHSDIAFLHPKSALGVLIEFCQEHS, encoded by the coding sequence ATGCTTAAACACATCAGCCATATTGGCATCGCAGTTAAAGACCTGGAAGCTGGAATTGCTTTCTACGAAAAATTGGGCTTGAAATTAGAAGGCATTGAAGAAGTTCCCTCTCAAAAGGTGAAAGTTGCCTTCTTTCCTTGTGGAGAAACAAGAATTGAACTTCTCTGCCCTACTTCGGAGGAAAGTCCTATTGCCAAATTCATTGAAAAGAAAGGAGAGGGAATTCAGCATATTGCCTTTGCCGTTGATGATATTGAAGCTTCTTTAAAACGGGCAAATGAATTAGGTTTAGCCCTAATTGATAAAGAACCTCGTCCGGGAGCACATCACTCCGATATTGCATTCCTGCATCCAAAATCCGCTTTGGGAGTCCTGATAGAATTTTGCCAGGAACACAGCTAA
- a CDS encoding uracil-DNA glycosylase, translated as MSVNALRQYLEFLKNSGIKELYYPPSDKQKKLTELQKQYSTCTKCPLHNSRRKFVYGEGNPNAIAMLIGEGPGEQEDITGRPFVGAAGQLLEKMLSAINLQRSDVYITNIVKCRPPGNRNPESEERKACLPYLLEQIQIIQPKILLILGLVAAQTLLNNNNTLGWHRGKIHYFMDIPAFVTYHPSALLRNQEWKKPAWIDLQEFQKEYEKLLAATIS; from the coding sequence ATGTCTGTAAATGCTTTGCGCCAATATCTGGAATTCTTAAAAAACAGCGGTATCAAGGAACTTTATTATCCCCCAAGCGATAAACAAAAGAAATTAACCGAACTGCAAAAACAATATTCTACCTGCACAAAATGCCCTCTGCATAATTCACGCCGTAAATTTGTTTACGGGGAAGGAAATCCTAATGCCATTGCAATGTTGATTGGAGAAGGTCCCGGCGAACAGGAAGACATTACAGGAAGACCTTTTGTGGGTGCTGCAGGTCAGCTTTTGGAAAAAATGCTCTCTGCTATTAATCTGCAACGCAGTGATGTTTATATTACCAATATTGTAAAATGTCGTCCTCCGGGAAACCGAAATCCCGAATCCGAGGAAAGAAAAGCTTGTTTACCCTATTTATTGGAACAGATTCAAATTATTCAACCTAAAATACTATTAATTTTAGGTTTGGTGGCAGCGCAGACCTTGCTAAATAATAATAATACTCTTGGCTGGCATAGAGGAAAAATTCATTATTTTATGGATATTCCTGCTTTTGTAACCTACCATCCTTCAGCTTTGTTAAGAAATCAGGAATGGAAAAAACCTGCCTGGATTGACCTCCAGGAATTCCAGAAAGAATATGAAAAATTGCTTGCTGCAACTATTAGCTAA
- a CDS encoding metallophosphoesterase family protein, whose product MIKQRNSPLSIFKLNLPISLLITFLLTFLVVGLDARFAIYGDTRSNPKIHQQIVQQIVFRKPEAVFHTGDLNSSGKTQKEYDNFLQIISPISQSARFFPARGNHEKDLTLFLQNFPYLNGSSYYTVFQDGIRFIILDSVLDLSPGSEQFSWLQKQLKEDIPSLLILHHPVFSSGEHNDELGLQFFLPELLQNTSVKAVFSAHDHNYERSEFKGITYIVTGGGGAPLREKVHENPYSLVFVKTHHYLIGEREDKSIIFKVFNLDNELIDSFTINGM is encoded by the coding sequence ATGATTAAACAGAGAAATTCCCCTCTCTCTATTTTCAAACTGAATTTACCTATATCTCTTCTTATAACTTTTCTTTTAACTTTTTTAGTTGTAGGTTTGGATGCCCGTTTTGCCATTTATGGAGATACACGCAGTAATCCAAAAATTCATCAGCAAATTGTTCAACAAATCGTATTCCGCAAGCCCGAGGCAGTTTTTCATACGGGGGATTTGAACAGTTCAGGCAAAACGCAAAAAGAGTATGACAATTTTTTGCAGATTATTTCTCCCATCTCTCAATCTGCCCGTTTTTTTCCGGCACGAGGCAATCACGAAAAAGACCTTACTTTATTTCTGCAGAATTTTCCTTATTTAAACGGCAGTTCTTATTACACTGTTTTTCAGGATGGCATCCGTTTTATCATTCTGGATAGTGTTTTAGACCTTTCCCCGGGTTCCGAACAATTTAGCTGGCTGCAAAAACAGCTTAAAGAAGATATTCCTTCACTGCTTATTTTACATCATCCGGTTTTTTCTTCCGGAGAGCATAATGACGAGCTTGGTTTACAGTTTTTTTTGCCGGAATTATTGCAAAATACATCCGTAAAAGCCGTTTTTAGCGCTCATGATCATAATTACGAGCGTTCCGAATTTAAAGGTATAACCTACATTGTTACCGGCGGTGGAGGAGCTCCTTTAAGGGAAAAGGTTCACGAAAATCCCTATTCTTTGGTCTTCGTAAAAACCCATCACTATCTTATTGGAGAGCGAGAAGATAAGTCCATTATCTTTAAGGTCTTTAACTTAGATAATGAGCTTATAGATAGCTTTACTATAAACGGAATGTAA
- the gcvH gene encoding glycine cleavage system protein GcvH, translating into MEIRDDLYYTDTHEWIHLDGDIATIGISDFAQHELGDIVFVELPEVGQKVAASEPCGSIEAVKAVEDLISPLSGRVEEKNIDLEDSPELINKSPYEEGWLFKIRMSNPEELENLLSAAEYQKIIP; encoded by the coding sequence ATGGAAATCCGGGATGATTTATATTACACGGACACCCACGAATGGATACATTTAGATGGCGATATAGCCACAATCGGTATCAGTGATTTTGCTCAGCATGAGCTTGGCGATATTGTTTTTGTAGAGCTTCCCGAAGTAGGACAAAAAGTAGCAGCCAGTGAACCCTGTGGTTCAATTGAAGCCGTGAAAGCGGTAGAAGACCTGATCAGTCCTCTAAGTGGCAGAGTTGAAGAGAAAAACATTGACCTGGAAGACAGTCCTGAACTGATCAATAAATCGCCTTACGAAGAAGGGTGGTTATTCAAAATTCGGATGTCCAATCCGGAAGAACTGGAAAATCTGCTTTCTGCTGCAGAGTATCAGAAAATAATTCCCTAA
- the gmk gene encoding guanylate kinase, translating into MITKDNHFLIILSAPSGGGKSTILNEILKVTNDIDYSVSYTTRSPRGTEQNGIHYHFVTEEEFQRRIDEGDFLEYAKVFGNWYGTSKSFIKDRLAKKHHVILDIDVQGASLISATDIPYVKIFILPPSMEVLHQRLVLRATDSEEEIAKRLQIAKDEVAYIPQYDYLVINDKLDIAVQDVLAIIRAEENRVCRYNHPAMDFISTGEKDD; encoded by the coding sequence GTGATTACGAAGGACAATCACTTTCTTATAATACTTTCTGCTCCTTCCGGAGGAGGAAAAAGTACGATCCTAAACGAAATCCTGAAAGTTACTAACGATATAGATTATTCCGTTTCTTACACCACGCGCAGTCCAAGAGGAACAGAACAAAATGGAATTCATTATCACTTTGTAACCGAAGAGGAATTTCAGAGACGCATTGACGAGGGTGACTTTTTAGAGTATGCAAAGGTTTTCGGAAACTGGTATGGCACTTCCAAAAGTTTTATTAAAGACCGTTTGGCAAAAAAGCATCATGTTATTCTGGACATTGATGTTCAGGGTGCTTCTTTAATCAGTGCCACGGATATTCCCTATGTAAAAATATTTATTTTACCACCTTCTATGGAAGTGTTGCATCAGCGTTTAGTTTTAAGAGCTACGGATAGTGAAGAGGAAATTGCCAAGCGACTGCAAATTGCCAAAGACGAAGTTGCTTATATACCTCAATATGACTATCTTGTAATTAACGATAAATTGGATATAGCGGTTCAGGATGTTTTAGCTATTATTCGGGCTGAAGAAAATCGTGTATGCCGCTATAACCATCCCGCTATGGATTTTATATCTACAGGAGAAAAAGATGATTAA